The proteins below are encoded in one region of Sporosarcina sp. FSL K6-1508:
- the rpsD gene encoding 30S ribosomal protein S4, whose protein sequence is MARYTGPSWKLSRRLGISLTGTGKEIEKRPYGPGQHGPNQRKKLSEYGMQLQEKQKLRFMFGVNERQFKTVFNKAGKMPGKHGVNFMILLETRLDNIVYRMGLARTRRASRQLVNHGHILVDGKRVDIPSYSVKPGQEISLREKSQNLDVVNEALEVNSYVPEYVTFNNDTKVGQFVRMPERSELAAEINEALIVEFYSR, encoded by the coding sequence ATGGCTCGTTATACAGGTCCATCTTGGAAACTTTCCCGTCGTCTTGGGATTTCACTTACAGGCACTGGAAAAGAAATCGAAAAACGCCCTTACGGTCCGGGACAACACGGTCCTAACCAACGCAAAAAACTTTCCGAGTACGGAATGCAATTACAAGAAAAACAAAAACTCCGTTTCATGTTTGGCGTAAACGAACGTCAATTCAAAACGGTTTTCAACAAAGCTGGTAAAATGCCTGGTAAACACGGTGTTAACTTCATGATTCTTCTTGAGACTCGTCTTGATAACATTGTATACCGCATGGGCCTTGCACGCACACGTCGTGCATCACGCCAACTAGTAAACCACGGCCATATCCTGGTTGATGGTAAACGCGTTGATATCCCATCTTACAGCGTTAAACCTGGACAAGAAATTTCTCTTCGCGAGAAATCTCAAAACCTTGATGTTGTAAATGAAGCGCTTGAAGTGAACAGCTATGTTCCTGAATACGTTACATTTAACAACGACACTAAAGTCGGTCAATTCGTTCGCATGCCTGAACGCAGCGAACTTGCAGCAGAAATTAACGAAGCACTTATCGTTGAATTCTACTCACGTTAA